The DNA window GGATGCGCGTGATGGGGGCCAGCACCGTGGGGAGCTGCTGCATCTGTGCGATGGCTTCGTTCATGGTGCCTTCGCGTGTGTCGTGCGTGAGGATGATGAGGTCGGTTTGCGTGGAGCCTTCGCCGCCCACTTCGTCCGCCTCGCGCTGCAGCATGGCGTCGATGCTGATACCAGCGTCGGCCAGGATGCCGGTGACCTTGGCGAGCACACCGGCCTGGTCGGCCACGCGCAGGCGCAGGTAGTAGCTCGTCACCACCTCGCTCATCGGCAGCACGGGCAGCGCGCCCATGGCGCCCTCCAGCGTGTGCGGCTGGAACGCCAGGTGCGGCACGCGGTGCTCGGGATCGGCCGTGTGCAGGCGGGCGATGTCGACCAGGTCGGCGATCACGGCGCTGGCCGTGGGCTCGGAGCCCGCGCCCTTGCCGTAGTACAGCGTGGTGCCCACGGCGTCGCCGTGCACCACGACGGCGTTCATGGCGCCTTCGACGTTGGCGATCAGGCGCTTGGACGGCACCAGGCTGGGGTGCACGCGCAGCTCGATGCCGCTGGCGACGCGCTTGGTGATGCCGAGCAGTTTGATGCGGTAGCCCAGTTGCTCGGCGTATTTGATGTCGGCCGCGGCCAGCTTCGTGATGCCTTCCACGTAGGCCTTGTCGAACTGCACCGGAATGCCGAACGCGATGGCGCTCATGATGGTGACCTTGTGCGCGGCGTCCACGCCTTCGATGTCGAAGGTCGGATCGGCCTCGGCGTAGCCCAGGCGCTGCGCGTCTTGCAGGGCAGCGTCAAAGTCCAGGCCCTTGTCGCGCATCTCGCTCAGGATGAAGTTGGTGGTGCCGTTGATGATGCCGGCGATCCACTGGATGCGGTTGGCGGTGAGGCCTTCGCGCAGCGCCT is part of the Simplicispira sp. 125 genome and encodes:
- a CDS encoding homoserine dehydrogenase encodes the protein MKPIQVGLLGIGTVGSGVFNVLQRNQEEIRRRAGRGIEIAMVADLDVERARSVVGAGVQVVNDARAVIANPEIDIVIELIGGYGVAKALVLEAIAAGKHVVTANKALLAVHGSEIFAAASAKGVMVAFEAAVAGGIPIIKALREGLTANRIQWIAGIINGTTNFILSEMRDKGLDFDAALQDAQRLGYAEADPTFDIEGVDAAHKVTIMSAIAFGIPVQFDKAYVEGITKLAAADIKYAEQLGYRIKLLGITKRVASGIELRVHPSLVPSKRLIANVEGAMNAVVVHGDAVGTTLYYGKGAGSEPTASAVIADLVDIARLHTADPEHRVPHLAFQPHTLEGAMGALPVLPMSEVVTSYYLRLRVADQAGVLAKVTGILADAGISIDAMLQREADEVGGEGSTQTDLIILTHDTREGTMNEAIAQMQQLPTVLAPITRIRKEELN